The DNA window TGAACAACCAATTAGCTGTTAGAGATTTGAATCCAGCCGTTAGAAGAGTTAATAATTCCCGTAGATGGGAGAGATTGACAGGGAGAATGGGCAGGGTAGATCGCCCATGGTAACGATCTTCTTTATAAGCCAAAACAAGTTCGTCACTGTATTCTGGGACCTTTCATCAACGGTATGTACTTGGATCAGCATCTCTACTGGAGAATAACAAAGTGTCCGTTCGTGATGTTTGTAAACCCGTCAGTGTGACAAAGAATGGAATAGTAGGTCCTGATTCAAGCCACACCAAAGCGTTCCCTAACTCATATTAAACATACCAAAAACACCATCAAATGTTCTCTTCTTGATACGTGGGCTAAAACAAACTGTGGTTTACCATTCAAATATAGTTTAACCGGTCAACTCTCTTCTTGGTCAAAGTTCTGAGTTACGCAAAGCTTCCTGGCCACAAATGTCTCATTCCTCTAATTGACAAAATGTTCCTGTCACGCAATCCTAAAAACAACGGATTTTACTCAACTGGACCTACATACAAAACCAGGAAAAACGGTCTGTTTCGGAGCTGGCCTAATATACTCTGTAGATTTCTCTGCATAGTAAGGGAGAATGGCCAGCATATCATGGATATTGTGTGAATACAACGGGACCAATTAGTTATATAACCGGGTTTTTACTAATAGTATATCCTTCTCATTCCACGTTCCCCTTGTTATTTATGAGAAATGAGAACAGGAAAAACAAGCCTATTATCACTCCACTGTATCACAATGTGATAAAATAGAGAAAATCAGACCACACTTAAAGAAATAGAAAGTAGACAAATGTGTTTATAGAACATTTCATAATACTGACGTTCTACCCCCGTTAGTCGATCAACCTGTTGCATTCTCAGCTCTCGGACAGGACATGTTCAGtgagtgaataaaaaaaacgcTAACATTTACCTGTTACGCACAAAACAATCCATCGACCTAACAGCCAGTTCATTTTTCAGATAAAAGTTTCACATACAGAAAGAAATAATCCACAATTTCATCCTGCCCGTTAATCGCCTCATTCTTTGGTCCGCCGAGTGCGCACAAGAATAAACTCGGAGAGGCGAAGTGTCAACTCCAGACGAGGGGAGTATACCACTTCACAAGCGGGTGTGCTCAAAATGCACTTCAAAAacgaaataaaataatatcataataattataatatattgttACAAGCAAATATTTAGATATTGATATGAGAGTCAAAACACTACCTGCACTAGTCTTTACAGATTACTTGTAAAATCTTTAACCAACTGCAACTGGGGGTTGACCTATAAAATTAGGTTGAAGCGTCTGGATTTCTGCTGAGATTCTATGGAATCAAAAAACTTAAAAACGAATCCAGAGACATTAGTCcactttttttctccactttattatccttataaaaatgtaaatttgataaatgtatttaaatacagtTATTCCATTTCATAATGTTATTCATTGCATTAACAAATTAGAATTAACAGGACTAGATTGATCGGCGTAATTAATAGTAAACACAACTAAAAGTAAGtgctttgtatgattttttttactttcaaaacaaaTCCTACAACGTCACTCTGTCTAAACCATTCCATGATTACACACTCATAAGAGTCATTGACCAAATGTGGTGACATCTCAAAGGTGCTCCTCTCgggtaaaaacaacaaaaaaaaatgtgtctagTAATTTAAAACCAACCTTGAGCCCCATACACATTCTAAGATCGGGAGCAAACAGCACGGAGGAGCCTCGGTTGTCAAGGGATGCTGCCTTGAACCTTGACCTTAGATACACTCGAATTCTTTCGGCCTACACATCGAAGAGCACATTTACCATTTCTCTCAAGCCAAATCGTATAGGGCCCATGGTACATAGAGTGCAGTCTATAAGCATTCAGACAGTGACACCAGTGTGGCTCTGTTGACTCATTAGGTGCGTTTGCATCTTTAccacaagagagctgtcaatgtttAGTCTTGATTCAAGGCTTAGGAGTCcattgctggtgtctgacaacgAGGAAAGAGGTAAAGTTAAGCAGGCCAGATAAATCAGAATAAATCGATGAGAGGGATGTAGCCGAAACACTGGCTGTGCCAAACTCACCTGTTTGTTAAATCATCTAGAGGGAATACTTAATCCATAGGATTTCATGACATGGGGCTCAAACTggaacatacatttacattgaagtaatttagcagacgctcatACATACAGCTGTGTATACATTTGAGCGGCGTTATTTCAAGATTAATCCAGCAAAAACCATACATTCCCAAAAGATACATTGTTTAAGCAGAAATATTAACAATGTAATTTGCAGCAACAAAAGCTTGCATGCATGAAAAAGTACAACATTTTTGTGGATCCTTTTGGCCTCAATTGAGCTACTTTTACATCCAGtggcaaaaatacatttggtctCCTAAAATGGGGGGTGTTTTTAAAAAAGGTTGTAATTCCAACAAAGTTAATtgtttatggatgtaaataccctcaaatgaaactgacagactgcactTTAACcggtgtttcatttcaaatccaatgtgttggagtacagagccaaaacaatacAACTTTGTCTCTGTCCCAACACTTAGAGACTGAACTGTAGACCTCAAGGCACCTCTGTGAGAGTACAATTGGAAAATCGGGGATGCATAGTTGTTGGGctctttttgtttatatttgttttcatattttgaacCTTGCCCAACATCTATGCAGGAAATGTTAAAATGAGAGGTGAAAAGGATTCTGCCTGGGGCCAGTAAGGACAGTAGAACATTACAGACAACAGAAGGTGTATATATGAGCTGCCCTAGCAGCTTATTCTGGCAGACTGTGCAGAGTAGCATTGGGGAGGTTGGCTGTAATTCCTTTGGAAATCTTGTATCCAAGTCAAGGTCCACGTAGGCTGCTGGTCTTCGTAGTGATCATGCTGGTTGTTTTAGCGGCAGTCGTCTAGGCTTTCTCGGCTGCCACCATGGCGAAGCACCGGCGGGTCGTCAAGGCGATCGCGGCTGCCGCCATATCTATTACGCTGGTCGTCAAGGCGATCTCGGCTTCCGCTGTAGCGAACAACAGTTGGGTCGTCAAGGCGATCGCGGCTGCCACCATATCTATTACGCTGGTCGTCAAGGCGATCTCGGCTTCCGCTGTAGCGAACAACAGTTGGGTCGTCAAGGCCATCGCGGCTGCCGCCATATCTATTACGCTGGTCGTCAAGGCGATCTCGGCTTCCGCTGTAGCGAACAACAGTTGGGTCGTCAAGGCGATCGCGGCTGCCACCATACCTATTACGCTGGTCGTCAAGGCGATCTCGGCTTCCGCTATAGCGAACAACAGTTGGGTCGTCTAGGCGATCGCGGCTGCCACTATAACGAACGACAGGTGGGTCGTCAAGGCGATCACGGCTGCCACCATATCGATCACGCTGGTCGTCAAGGCGATCGCGGCTGCCACCATATCGATCGCGCTGGTCGTCAAGGCGATCGCGGCTGCCACCATATCGATCGCGCTGGTCGTCAAGGCGATCGCGGCTGCCACCATGCCGATCATGTTGATCCACATTGTTGTTGCGGTTTTCATCAGACATCTTACGGCCCTCGCTAAGCTCTGTTGTTATACTACGGCCCACCTCCCCTGTCATCTCATGTTGGTCAGGGAGCTCAAGGCTTCCCTCAGCTTTGCCTTCTGATACGGCATCCTGGTAAACTGCCCCAACCTTGAGTGTGGGATTGTCTTGAAACTGGATTTCTGGAGCTCTAAGAAAGACACAGATACAAAAGAGACTTTTTGTGCAGGCAGACAAATTCTTACAGTCTTTCCACTAATTTGGCCTTTTGATCAGTCACAAGAGATTTTTCACAtcagattgttttttttaaagctctGTCTGTGGAAACTGAGTGTGCAAAAGCTGCCTATGAAATAAGAACAGGCCAATCTCATTCTCTGCCAAACACACCCCTCTAAAACTGTCTAGCACAACCTCCTGACTCGGAAGAGAAACAGAACATCCTCTCACCCCTGAAAAGCTTTCTGCTTATCTTTGTTCCTCTTCTTTCTACAACAGTAGACAAC is part of the Esox lucius isolate fEsoLuc1 chromosome 16, fEsoLuc1.pri, whole genome shotgun sequence genome and encodes:
- the LOC105016562 gene encoding cell surface A33 antigen isoform X2; the encoded protein is MFITGENRYISFLWANKKGNSSMRLFVILSVFSTVRGLTVTIPQREYEVKRGDDVTLACRFVPAKPENSLVIIAWTMEADKPEDPKITMATYYSNLDKLDIRASYKGRLDMLNDIPGGQSTLTVRRATLQESRLWQCRVQIPGDDEGTLSATTELVVLVAPSVPVVRVQGEAEYWANINLTCVSEEGSPAPTYSWKTYDVMNTPRQFPLRTIEKNGVLSLFNISMATSGFFICTATNKISSSSFNFTLAVMPPSMKIGSTLAIIGGVLAGLLVLGIVVYCCRKKRNKDKQKAFQGAPEIQFQDNPTLKVGAVYQDAVSEGKAEGSLELPDQHEMTGEVGRSITTELSEGRKMSDENRNNNVDQHDRHGGSRDRLDDQRDRYGGSRDRLDDQRDRYGGSRDRLDDPPVVRYSGSRDRLDDPTVVRYSGSRDRLDDQRNRYGGSRDRLDDPTVVRYSGSRDRLDDQRNRYGGSRDGLDDPTVVRYSGSRDRLDDQRNRYGGSRDRLDDPTVVRYSGSRDRLDDQRNRYGGSRDRLDDPPVLRHGGSRESLDDCR
- the LOC105016562 gene encoding cell surface A33 antigen isoform X1, yielding MFITGENRYISFLWANKKGNSSMRLFVILSVFSTVRGLTVTIPQREYEVKRGDDVTLACRFVPAKPENSLVIIAWTMEADKPEDPKITMATYYSNLDKLDIRASYKGRLDMLNDIPGGQSTLTVRRATLQESRLWQCRVQIPGDDEGTLSATTELVVLVAPSVPVVRVQGEAEYWANINLTCVSEEGSPAPTYSWKTYDVMNTPRQFPLRTIEKNGVLSLFNISMATSGFFICTATNKISSSSFNFTLAVMPPSMKIGSTLAIIGGVLAGLLVLGIVVYCCRKKRNKDKQKAFQGAPEIQFQDNPTLKVGAVYQDAVSEGKAEGSLELPDQHEMTGEVGRSITTELSEGRKMSDENRNNNVDQHDRHGGSRDRLDDQRDRYGGSRDRLDDQRDRYGGSRDRLDDQRDRYGGSRDRLDDPPVVRYSGSRDRLDDPTVVRYSGSRDRLDDQRNRYGGSRDRLDDPTVVRYSGSRDRLDDQRNRYGGSRDGLDDPTVVRYSGSRDRLDDQRNRYGGSRDRLDDPTVVRYSGSRDRLDDQRNRYGGSRDRLDDPPVLRHGGSRESLDDCR